TCTAAGTCAGCTACAGTTCAACACTTAATCTGTATCCAGAACCAAACAATCTTTCTTGTCTTCCCTAACTATCGTCTAAAGTCCCTTGTCACCAACTACTAGCGACAAGCTACCAACTACCAACTACCAACTACCAACTACCAACTACCAACTACTATTAAACAGCCCCCTGTTCGTTTCTTGGCTTTCGCCGAATACGCACTAATACTGCTTTAGTTTACATTTGAATATGCGTCAATTCTGGGAAAATCTACGTCATCGTACCTGGTTCAAAATCCTGAGCAATCGCTTTGTATTAAGCTTGATTGTATTTGGAGTTTGGATGAGTTTTCTGGATGTAAACTCCTGGCTCATTCATCGCGAACTCAATCAGGAAATCGATGATCTGCAAACCAGTATTCGCTACTACGAGGAGGAAATTAAAAAAGATGAAGCGCAGTTAGAGCAACTCAATTCCGGACCCGAAAACCTGGAAAAATTTGCCCGAGAACAATACTACCTCAGTGCACCAGGCGAAGAAATTTACCTCATCGAAATTCCTAAAAAGGAAGATTAGCTTCTAAAG
The Croceimicrobium hydrocarbonivorans genome window above contains:
- a CDS encoding FtsB family cell division protein, coding for MRQFWENLRHRTWFKILSNRFVLSLIVFGVWMSFLDVNSWLIHRELNQEIDDLQTSIRYYEEEIKKDEAQLEQLNSGPENLEKFAREQYYLSAPGEEIYLIEIPKKED